The following are from one region of the Hydrogenimonas sp. SS33 genome:
- a CDS encoding HD domain-containing phosphohydrolase: MKFEKPLESCTLLYVEDEKEVRSRIVSFLASRVKTVWYARNGEEGLRLYEANKPDIIVTDLKMPKMDGIRMAKLIRAENADIPILLTAAYGDEHRLFHAIEAKITGFIRKPLRVNELLHALEDVAKKITYDRARMRVQATMAQHYLAIEEEALLIYIDSKGDIKKINEPMSLLLNYPSDLLEGEPFEALLYKDHNFPKYRSLFEAIDNGNSWHGEIHLQTQLDMELTFKATLVPIFDTDRPQYQFMMLLEDITELVNYRKILKNELDETQNTLQEKIHFLEQYQNAINEGTAICRFTEEGTILRSDRRFDTIFGFEENRKVKRSFYELCPNAETVLRRQLLNAVRKRVTLRKRIRCVGKENSFHVTDSIFIPIYRINGEIEEIISIHNDITDIIKLNEEIRTTQKELLYILGEVAESRSRETGNHVKRVAEYSRLLATLAGLEDDDVELLYIVAPMHDVGKIAIPDSILLKAGPLTAEETEVMKRHTLIGGELFGRSERPFMKAARIVALEHHENYDGSGYPFGKKGEEIHVFGRIVAITDVFDALSVDRVYKKGWPVEDVIDFMRRQRGRKFDPLLIDLFLENIDLFLEIRNNLKPADQ; the protein is encoded by the coding sequence GTGAAGTTCGAAAAACCGTTGGAGTCATGCACTCTCCTCTATGTGGAGGATGAAAAAGAGGTCCGAAGCCGTATTGTCTCCTTCCTGGCGAGCCGCGTCAAAACAGTGTGGTATGCCCGTAACGGGGAAGAGGGGCTGCGTCTCTACGAAGCCAACAAACCCGACATCATTGTGACCGATCTGAAGATGCCGAAGATGGACGGCATCCGTATGGCGAAACTGATCCGTGCGGAGAATGCCGACATTCCCATTTTGCTGACCGCCGCGTATGGAGACGAGCATCGGCTTTTCCATGCCATCGAAGCGAAGATCACCGGATTTATACGCAAACCGCTCAGGGTGAACGAACTGCTTCATGCCCTAGAGGATGTGGCTAAGAAGATCACCTATGACCGGGCCCGCATGCGGGTGCAGGCGACCATGGCCCAGCACTATCTGGCCATTGAAGAGGAGGCACTGCTTATCTACATTGACAGCAAAGGAGATATCAAGAAGATCAACGAACCGATGTCCCTGCTGCTCAACTACCCCTCCGACCTGCTGGAGGGAGAACCTTTCGAAGCCCTGCTCTACAAAGACCATAACTTCCCGAAATACCGTTCCCTTTTCGAAGCGATCGACAATGGGAACAGCTGGCACGGCGAGATTCATCTGCAGACCCAGCTCGACATGGAACTCACTTTCAAAGCCACGCTGGTGCCCATTTTCGATACGGACCGCCCCCAGTACCAGTTCATGATGCTGTTGGAGGACATCACGGAGCTGGTCAACTACCGGAAAATTCTCAAAAACGAACTGGACGAAACCCAGAATACCCTGCAGGAGAAGATCCACTTTCTGGAACAGTACCAGAACGCCATCAACGAAGGGACGGCGATCTGCCGTTTCACGGAAGAGGGGACCATCCTCAGGAGCGACCGCCGCTTCGACACCATTTTCGGTTTCGAAGAGAACCGGAAGGTGAAACGCTCCTTCTACGAGCTTTGCCCCAATGCCGAGACGGTGCTGCGCAGGCAGCTGCTCAATGCGGTCAGAAAGCGGGTGACGCTGCGAAAACGCATCCGCTGCGTGGGGAAAGAGAACAGCTTCCACGTCACCGACTCCATCTTCATCCCCATCTACCGGATCAACGGTGAGATCGAAGAGATCATCAGTATCCACAACGACATTACCGATATCATCAAGCTCAACGAAGAGATACGCACGACCCAGAAGGAGCTGCTCTACATTCTCGGCGAAGTGGCGGAGAGCCGGTCGCGGGAGACGGGCAACCACGTCAAAAGGGTGGCGGAATACAGCCGTCTGCTGGCGACACTCGCAGGGCTGGAGGACGACGATGTGGAGCTGCTCTATATCGTCGCCCCGATGCACGATGTGGGCAAGATCGCCATCCCCGACAGTATCCTTCTCAAGGCGGGGCCGTTGACTGCGGAGGAGACGGAAGTGATGAAACGCCACACCCTGATCGGCGGCGAACTCTTCGGCCGGTCGGAGCGCCCCTTCATGAAAGCGGCCCGTATCGTGGCGCTGGAACATCATGAAAATTATGACGGATCCGGTTATCCCTTTGGAAAAAAAGGGGAAGAGATCCATGTTTTCGGAAGGATTGTCGCCATTACCGATGTCTTCGACGCTCTCAGCGTCGACAGGGTCTACAAAAAAGGATGGCCGGTGGAAGATGTGATCGATTTCATGCGCAGACAGCGAGGGCGTAAATTTGATCCCCTGCTGATCGATCTCTTCCTGGAAAATATCGATCTGTTTCTGGAGATCCGCAACAATCTGAAACCGGCCGATCAGTAG
- a CDS encoding diguanylate cyclase, translating to MNRLPIKVLYIEGDEQIRQATAAHLEKHVEDLFVAREIDTALNFLEKHNPDLLITDIDLPGTAALDFIRHARSRREDLPVLVTTDFTDKADLTEAIREGVNTYIHKRSEPERMLEVVRDCFKFTQYPFLTLQVDFDGKILHISDLFSRYLGYDGETLRGEAVEKIVKPLGNGNAFCLSEILRTEKEEREFSAIFRKRDGSDVVLNGRGRTKRDDRGLPCYETTWHPLECLLHSYREMNERLGRESYLKALMHFHAVIGREAILSDTTERFLNRVLEEIPESIDAGLSGFIMLGERELHLLHTTPECPVDLPGLFPVALEPWEREAEKEFLPLCLAARHNEIVFIDDIELLPDPAFRNALLPERIKTVIVLPISRTASSRGGLLVLMFRAHHRFNKEELDLWQNIADTISFGLTSVSFRMERDALIDRLDRIAHTDSLTGVINRHRGMELIRHEITRCLRYGSRFSIIFFDIDNFKTINDTYGHAMGDEVLIKVAQLVQNSLRRTDALIRWGGEEFLILLPETGCNDAVSLAQKLRRTIEERGSGLPFSVTASFGIAEWNRELSLDALISRADGKMYEAKRQGRNRIVY from the coding sequence TTGAACAGACTTCCTATCAAAGTCCTCTACATCGAAGGGGATGAGCAGATCCGTCAGGCTACGGCCGCCCATCTCGAAAAACATGTGGAGGACCTCTTCGTAGCCCGGGAGATCGACACCGCTCTGAACTTCCTGGAAAAACACAATCCCGATCTTCTCATCACGGATATCGATCTGCCCGGTACGGCTGCGCTGGATTTCATCCGGCACGCCCGTTCCCGACGGGAAGATCTCCCCGTTCTCGTCACGACCGACTTCACCGACAAAGCGGACCTCACCGAGGCGATCAGGGAAGGGGTCAATACCTATATCCACAAACGCTCCGAACCCGAACGGATGCTGGAAGTGGTCCGGGACTGTTTCAAATTCACCCAATACCCGTTTCTGACCCTTCAGGTCGATTTTGACGGGAAAATTCTTCATATCAGCGACCTCTTTTCCCGCTATCTGGGATACGACGGCGAAACACTGCGGGGAGAAGCGGTGGAAAAGATCGTCAAACCGCTTGGAAACGGCAACGCCTTCTGCCTTTCGGAAATCCTTCGGACCGAAAAGGAAGAGCGGGAATTTTCGGCTATTTTCAGGAAACGGGACGGGAGCGACGTAGTACTCAACGGCAGGGGGCGGACAAAAAGAGACGACCGGGGCCTCCCCTGTTACGAAACCACGTGGCACCCGCTGGAGTGCCTGCTCCACTCCTACCGGGAGATGAATGAACGGCTGGGAAGGGAGAGTTATCTCAAAGCGCTGATGCATTTTCATGCGGTGATCGGCAGAGAAGCGATTCTCTCCGACACCACGGAGCGTTTCCTGAACCGCGTCCTCGAAGAGATTCCCGAGAGCATCGATGCCGGCCTCTCCGGTTTCATCATGCTGGGCGAGAGAGAGTTGCACCTTCTGCACACCACCCCGGAGTGTCCCGTCGATCTCCCCGGACTCTTTCCGGTTGCTCTGGAGCCGTGGGAGAGGGAGGCGGAAAAGGAGTTTCTACCTCTCTGCCTCGCGGCACGTCACAATGAAATCGTTTTCATAGACGATATCGAACTCCTTCCCGACCCCGCCTTCAGAAATGCATTGCTTCCCGAAAGGATCAAAACCGTCATCGTCCTTCCCATCTCCCGTACAGCCTCCTCCCGGGGCGGGTTGCTGGTGCTGATGTTCCGCGCCCACCACCGCTTCAACAAAGAGGAGCTCGATCTGTGGCAGAATATCGCCGATACAATCTCTTTCGGCCTCACTTCCGTCTCATTCAGAATGGAACGGGACGCACTCATCGACCGTCTCGACCGCATCGCCCATACCGACAGCCTCACCGGGGTCATCAACCGTCACCGCGGAATGGAGTTGATCCGACACGAAATCACCCGTTGCCTCCGATACGGGTCGCGATTTTCCATCATTTTCTTCGATATAGACAATTTCAAAACGATCAACGACACATACGGACATGCCATGGGTGACGAAGTGCTCATCAAAGTGGCACAACTTGTGCAGAACTCCCTCCGCCGTACCGATGCACTGATCCGATGGGGCGGAGAAGAGTTTCTCATTCTTCTTCCCGAAACCGGATGCAACGATGCCGTCAGCCTGGCACAGAAACTGCGGCGCACCATCGAAGAGCGCGGCAGCGGGCTCCCCTTTTCCGTCACCGCCAGCTTCGGCATCGCCGAATGGAACAGAGAGCTTTCGCTGGACGCTCTCATCTCCCGGGCGGACGGGAAAATGTACGAAGCCAAACGGCAGGGCCGCAACCGTATCGTCTACTGA
- the recQ gene encoding DNA helicase RecQ, whose amino-acid sequence MDQERVLREVFGHDRFRPLQKKAVEASVTGRDLVMVLPTGGGKSLCYQLPALMREGVTVVVSPLLALMHDQVRALKLQGVAAEMLGSMQSPEERAETLRKLERGEVKLLYVAPERLLSPAFEGILARLPVAGFVIDEAHCVSEWGHEFRDDYRRLGFLKERWPDVPVSAFTATATPEVEEDIVRQLRLREPVRLRGSVTRENLFIRAEPRVGDGKAQLKAFLETFANESGIVYTFTRNAAENVAAWLQREGIDAVAYHAGLEASMRQAAYHAFVHDEVKVVVATVAFGMGIDKPDIRFVVHMSMPKTLENYYQEIGRAGRDGLPCETLLLYSAADAAQRASLLEQLEEGPYKQSAWEKLEKMTGFCRGEGCRHAALAAYFGEEGEACETRCDNCTATEREKSDITEAARKFLSALYRTGQRFGKGHLIDILRGAKTQKIEQFGHDRLTVYGIGKELSKAQWEAVVERLMELGALRRGEHRNLCITPAGVAVLKGETSVTIRSERMQVREKKPRPLRTPVSDMGYDQAIFDKLRALRREIAAKEGVPAYMVFGDRSLMEMASSLPESEEAMLKIGGVGRKKMERYGEAFLQVIKECADGGMQ is encoded by the coding sequence TTGGATCAGGAAAGAGTTCTGAGGGAAGTGTTCGGCCACGATCGTTTCAGGCCGCTGCAGAAAAAAGCGGTGGAGGCTTCCGTGACGGGCCGGGACCTGGTGATGGTGCTGCCCACCGGCGGCGGCAAGTCGCTCTGTTACCAGCTGCCCGCCCTGATGAGGGAGGGGGTGACGGTCGTCGTGTCGCCCCTGCTGGCACTGATGCACGACCAGGTACGGGCCCTGAAACTGCAGGGAGTTGCCGCCGAGATGCTGGGCTCCATGCAGAGCCCCGAGGAGCGGGCAGAAACTCTGCGCAAGTTGGAGAGAGGAGAAGTAAAACTGCTCTACGTAGCGCCCGAACGCCTCCTCTCGCCCGCTTTCGAAGGGATCCTCGCCCGTCTGCCCGTCGCCGGATTCGTCATCGACGAAGCCCACTGCGTCTCAGAGTGGGGGCACGAATTCCGAGACGACTACCGCAGACTGGGGTTTTTGAAAGAGCGGTGGCCCGACGTGCCCGTTTCCGCTTTCACGGCGACGGCGACGCCGGAGGTGGAGGAGGATATCGTCCGACAGCTGCGGCTGAGAGAGCCGGTGCGCCTGCGGGGGTCGGTGACCCGGGAGAACCTCTTCATCCGCGCCGAACCCCGCGTCGGCGACGGAAAGGCGCAGCTCAAAGCCTTTCTGGAAACTTTTGCAAACGAAAGCGGCATTGTCTACACCTTCACCCGCAACGCTGCCGAAAACGTGGCGGCCTGGCTTCAGAGGGAAGGGATCGACGCGGTTGCCTACCATGCGGGCCTGGAAGCCTCCATGCGCCAGGCGGCCTACCACGCCTTCGTCCACGACGAGGTGAAGGTGGTGGTGGCAACGGTGGCTTTCGGAATGGGGATCGACAAGCCCGATATCCGTTTCGTGGTACACATGAGCATGCCCAAAACCCTGGAGAACTACTATCAGGAGATCGGACGCGCCGGGCGCGACGGCCTGCCCTGTGAAACCCTGCTGCTCTACAGCGCCGCCGACGCCGCCCAGCGGGCGTCGCTGCTGGAGCAGTTGGAGGAGGGGCCCTACAAGCAGTCGGCGTGGGAGAAGCTGGAGAAAATGACCGGTTTCTGCCGCGGCGAGGGGTGCCGCCACGCGGCACTGGCGGCGTACTTCGGCGAAGAGGGCGAGGCGTGTGAAACGCGGTGCGACAACTGTACGGCGACGGAGAGGGAAAAAAGCGACATCACCGAAGCGGCGCGCAAGTTCCTCTCGGCGCTCTACCGCACGGGCCAGCGGTTCGGCAAGGGGCATCTCATCGACATCCTCCGGGGGGCGAAAACCCAAAAGATCGAACAGTTCGGACACGACCGGCTCACGGTCTACGGCATCGGCAAAGAGCTCTCGAAAGCCCAGTGGGAGGCGGTGGTGGAGCGGCTGATGGAGCTGGGGGCGCTTCGCCGCGGCGAGCACCGCAACCTCTGCATAACACCTGCGGGTGTTGCGGTTTTGAAGGGGGAAACGTCGGTGACGATACGTTCCGAACGGATGCAGGTCAGGGAGAAGAAGCCCCGCCCCCTTCGGACTCCGGTTTCCGATATGGGTTACGATCAGGCAATTTTCGATAAACTTAGAGCATTGAGGCGCGAAATCGCCGCAAAAGAGGGCGTTCCCGCCTATATGGTCTTCGGCGACAGAAGCCTGATGGAGATGGCCTCTTCTCTTCCCGAAAGCGAAGAGGCGATGCTGAAGATCGGCGGTGTCGGACGAAAGAAGATGGAACGGTACGGGGAAGCTTTTCTGCAAGTGATCAAGGAGTGTGCGGATGGCGGGATGCAATGA